The genomic segment AGTCCGGCAACGTCGACGTGCTGCGCCAGATAGGCCCGAAGGACCTCCCGGTCTACCGGTCCGACCTCGGCGACCGCGCCGTGGACAAGGCGTACTCCGCGATCCAGACCATCGCCGTGGCGTTCTACTCCCCCGAGTTCAAGAGCATCAACCCGAAGGTCATCCAGGGCCTGTCGATGGCGATCGACCGCGACACGATCACCAAGACGGTGCTCCAGGGCACCCGCGAGCCCGCCACCGGCTGGGTCGCCAAGGGCGTGCTCGGCTACCAGCCCAACGCCACCGGTGACGTCACCAAGTACGACCCGGCGAAGGCCAAGGCGCTCATCACGGAGGGCGGCGGCGTCCCGAAGAACGCCATCTCCATCCAGTTCAACGCCGACGGCGGCCACAAGGAATGGGTCGAGGCCGTCTGCAACAGCATCACCCAGGCGACCGGCGTCAAGTGCACCGGCGACTCGAAGCCGGACTTCCAGGCCGACACGAACGCCCGTGACGCCAAGCAGGTCAAGTCCCTGTACCGCTCCGGCTGGGTGCTCGACTACCCGGTGAACGCCAACTTCATCAGTGACCTGTTCCGGACCGGCGCCGCCGGTAACCAGGGTGACTTCTCCAACAAGGCGCTCGACGCCGAGATCAAGGCGGCGGACTCCGCGGCCTCGCTCGACGAGTCGGTCAAGGCCTACCAGAAGATCGAGAAGGAGCTGGTGAACTACATGCCCTCCATCCCGCTCTGGTACTACAAGGTCAACGCCGGTTACTCGGAGAAGGTCCAGAACGTGGACTACGCGCAGGACGGCGACCCGATCCTGACCGAGGTCCAGGTCAAGAAGTAACCACCGTCGTAGTCCGCGGGCCGGTGCGGGACCGACACTGACATCGGTCCCGGGGCCAGCCTGCTCGCCGTGGCCGGGGGGCCCTTCCCCGCCGACGACCGTCCCACCGGGACGCCGTCGGCGGGGGAGGGCCCGTCGGCTGCCGCTTGCCTATTACATGGAGGCACCATGGGGCGTTATGTCGCACGACGACTGCTCCAGATGATCCCGGTCTTCATCGGGACGACTCTGCTGATCTTCCTGATGGTCTACACACTGCCCGGTGATCCCGTGCGGGGACTCTTCGGGGACAAGGGCGCGGACCCCGCGACCCTCGCCGCGATGCGGCACAAGCTCGGCCTGGACCAGCCGCTTCTGGTGCAGTACTGGGACTACATGAAGGGCATCGTGCTGCACGGTGACTTCGGTACCCAGATAGCCAGCGGCCGGCCGGTCACCGACGTGCTGAGCGACGCCTTCCCCGTCACGCTGCGACTGGCCGGAATGGCCTTCCTCATCGAGATCATCCTCGGCATCGGCCTGGGCATGATCGCCGGTCTGCGCGCCGGGCGCCTCGCCGACAACGTCGTCCTGATCATCACACTGCTGATCATCTCGATCCCGGTCTTCGTGCTCGCCCACATCGTGAAGTCCGTCTTCGCCGACCAGCTCGGCTGGATCGCGCCGAACGTCTCGGCCGACGCCACCTGGGGGGAGTTGGTGACGCCTGCGATTGTGCTGGGCTCGCTCTCCCTGGCCTACGTGGCGAGACTGACGCGTACGACCATGGCGGAGAACCTGCGCGCGGACTACATGCGGACGGCCGTCGCCAAGGGGCTTCCCCGGCGCCGCATCGTCGGTGTGCACCTCATGCGCAACTCGCTGATCCCCGTGATCACCTTCCTCGGTACCGACCTGGGCGCCCTGATGGGCGGCGCGGTCGTCACCGAGGGTGTCTTCAACGTGAAGGGCGTCGGCGGCACCATCTTCGAGTCGATCACCCGGCGCGAAGGCACCACGCTGGTCGGACTCGTCACCATCCTGGTGCTCGTCTACCTCTTCATGAGCCTGCTCGTCGACCTGCTGTACGCGGTCCTGGACCCGAGGATCCGGTATGCCTGAGCTGACCAAGACCGCCTCCGCGCCCGACGACGCCAAGGCACCCATCGCGGAACCGGCGGGGATCAAGGCCGAGAAGGCGCGCAGCCTCTGGGGCGACGCCTGGGCCGACCTGCGCCGCAACCCGTACTTCATCGTGTCGGCGATCCTCATCACCATCCTCGTGGTGATCTCGGTCTTCCCCGGCCTGTTCACCAGCGCCTCGCCCACCACCGGCGACCTGAGCCACCACTTCCTGACCAAGCCCGAACTGGGCAAGGTCGGTTCGCCGGAATGGCTCGGTTACGACGGGCAGGGACGCAGCGTCTACGCCCGCGTCATCTACGGCACCCGCGCCTCGATCATCGTCGGCATCTGCGTCACCCTGCTGGTGACCGTGTTCGGCGGCCTGGTCGGCATGATCGGCGGCTACTTCGGCGGCTGGGTCGACGCCCTGCTGTCCGGCTTCACCAACATCTTCCTCGGCCTGCCGTTCCTGCTCGGCGCCATGGTCGTCCTCCAGGCGTTCACCGAGCGCACGGTCTGGGTCGTCGTGATGGCACTGGCCTTCCTCGGCTGGACGCAGATCGCGCGAGTCATGCGCGGCGCGGTGATCACCATCAAGCAGTCGGACTACGTCCAGGCCGCCAGAGCGCTGGGCGCGGGCACGAACCGCATCCTGTTCAAGCACATCCTGCCGAACGCCATGGCCCCGGTCATCGTCGTCGCGACCATCTCGCTCGGTGTCTACATCTCGGCCGAGGCGACCCTGTCGTACCTCGGGCTGGGCCTCGCCTCCCCGACCATCTCGTGGGGCATCGACATCTCCACCGGCTCGAACCAGATCCGAGTCGCACAGCACATCCTGCTGTACCCGTCGATCATGCTCAGCATCACCGTTCTGGCGTTCATCATGCTCGGCGAAGCCGTCCGCAACGCCCTCGACCCGAAGACGCGATAAGGAGGGCGTACGTGACCACCATCGACAAGACCGCCGAAGTCCCGTCCGCACGTTCGGGTGACGACCACGTCGGCCCACTGCTCGAAGTCCGTGACCTCCATGTGGAGTTCCACACCCGCGACGGTGTGGCCAAGGCGGTCAACGGTGTCAACTACAGCGTGGGCGCCGGCGAGACGCTCGCCGTGCTCGGCGAGTCCGGCTCCGGCAAGTCCGTGACGGCCCAGGCCATCATGGGCATCCTCGACATGCCCCCCGGCAGGATTCCGCAGGGCGAGATCTTCTTCCGCGGCCAGGACATGCTGAAGATGAGCTACGAGGAGCGCCGGCAGATCCGCGGCCGGAAGATCGCGATGATCTTCCAGGACGCGCTCTCCTCGCTGAACCCCGTCCTCACCGTCGGCTACCAGCTCGGCGAGATGTACCGCGTCCACCAGGGCCTGTCCAAGAAGGACGCCAGGGAAAAGGCCATCGACCTGATGGACCAGGTCAAGATCCCGGCCGCCAGGGCCCGCATCGGGGACTACCCCCACCAGTTCTCCGGCGGTATGCGCCAGCGCATCATGATCGCCATGGCGCTGGCCCTGGAGCCGGACCTGATCATCGCGGACGAGCCGACCACCGCGCTCGACGTGACCGTCCAGGCCCAGGTGATGGACCTGCTCGCGGAACTCCAGCGCGAGTACAACATGGGCCTGATCCTGATCACCCACGACCTGGGTGTGGTGGCCGACGTCGCCGACAAGATCGCCGTGATGTACGCGGGCCGTATCGTCGAGACCGCGCCGGTCCACGAGATCTACAAGCGCCCCGCGCACCCGTACACCAAGGGCCTGCTCGCCTCGATCCCGCGCCTGGACCAGAAGGGCCAGGAGCTGTTCGCGATCAAGGGACTGCCGCCCAACCTGCTCCACGTGCCGCCGGGCTGCGCCTTCAACCCGCGCTGCACGATGGCGCAGGACATCTGCCGCACGGACATTCCGCCGCTGTACCCGGTGACGGAGCGGGACGGCAGCGAACTGGCCGGCCGTCACAGCGCCTGCCACTTCTGGAAGGAGACGCTCCATGGCTGACAGCCCGAAGAAGAAGGCGGCCGGGTCGGAGTCCGTGGACGCCACCCCCAACGTCACCGAGGTCGGCACGGTCAACGCCGCCACCGAGGACGAGGCGGTCGCCGCCATCGAGGCCCCGGTCTCGCACGGCGAGCCGATCCTCCAGGTGCGCAACCTGGTCAAGCACTTCCCGCTGACCCAGGGCATCCTCTTCAAGAAGCAGGTCGGCGCGGTCAAGGCGGTCGACGGGATCTCCTTCGACCTGTACCAGGGCGAGACCCTGGGCATCGTGGGCGAGTCCGGCTGCGGGAAGTCCACGGTCGCCAAGCTGCTGATGACCCTGGAGCGGGCCACCGCGGGCGAGGTCTTCTTCAAGGGCCAGGACATCACCAAGCTGTCCGGCCGCGCCCTGAAGGCCGTGCGCCGCAACATCCAGATGGTGTTCCAGGACCCGTACACCTCGCTCAACCCGAGGATGACGGTCGGCGACATCATCGGCGAGACCTTCCAGATCCACCCCGAGGTGGCCCCGAAGGGCGACCGGCGCCGCAAGGTGCAGGAGCTGCTGGACGTCGTCGGGCTCAACCCGGAGTACATCAACCGCTACCCGCACCAGTTCTCCGGCGGTCAGCGCCAGCGCATCGGCATCGCCCGCGGCCTCGCGCTCAACCCGGAGATCATCATCTGCGACGAGCCGGTCTCCGCGCTCGACGTGTCGGTGCAGGCGCAGGTCATCAACCTGATGGAGAAGCTCCAGGACGAGTTCAACCTCTCCTACCTCTTCATCGCGCACGACCTGTCGATCGTCCGGCACATCTCGGACCGGGTCGGGGTCATGTACCTCGGCAAGATGGCCGAGATCGGCACGGACACGCAGATCTACGACCACCCGACGCACCCGTACACCCAGGCGCTGCTGTCGGCGGTCCCGGTGCCGGACCCGGACGCCCGGGAGGGCCGCGAGCGGATCATCCTCTCCGGTGACGTCCCCTCGCCCGCCAACCCGCCGTCGGGCTGCCGCTTCCGCACCCGCTGCTGGAAGGCCCAGGACAAGTGCGCGACGGAGGTGCCGCTGCTGGCGATCCCGGAGCGCTTCAAGGGTGAGGAGACCCAGGCGGCGCACGAGTCGGCCTGCCACTTCGCGGAGGAGAAGGCCGTACTGGTCGGCTGAGTCCGGACCCGTACGGCTGAGTCCGTCACCCTGTCCGAGGACACACGAAGGCGCCCGGAACCGTTCGGTTCCGGGCGCCCTTCCGTTCCCGGGTACCGGGCGCGCGGACGGCTCGGGTCAGAGGGGCGCGCGTGCCCGGTACCCGGGCCGGGGAGCCCCGCCCGGTCGGTACCGGACGGGGCTCCCCGGGGCCGGAGCGGGGTGTCAGGCCCCGGCCTTCGGGTCGTCGGGGGTCCTCGCCCCTTCGGCGGCCGCGGTGGCCTTCGACAGGGAAGGGGGCCCCTCGGCGGGGGACGCGGGGCCCGTCCCGCCGGTACGGGCCGGTGCGGCGGCGGACCCGAGCGTGCTCGGCTCCGGGTGGTGACAGGCCGTCAGGTGCCCGGCGTTGCTGCCCTCCACCACGACCAGCGGCGGGGTGTCGGTGGCGCACTTCTCCGTCGCCTTCCAGCAGCGGGTACGGAAGCGGCAGCCCGACGGCGGGTCGATCGGGGACGGCACGTCGCCGGTGAGCCGGATGCGCTCGCGGGCCGGCGCGTCGTCGGCGGTCGCCTCGGGCACGGCGGAGAGCAGCGCCCTGGTGTACGGGTGGCGCGGATTGCCGTACAGGTCCGCGCGGTCGGCGATCTCCACGATCCGTCCGAGGTACATCACCGCGACGCGCTGCGAGAAGTGCCGCACGACGGCCAGGTCGTGGGCGATGAAGAGGAACGCGATGCCGAGTTCCCTCTGGAGGTTCTGGAGCAGGTTCACCACCTGCGCCTGGATCGACACGTCGAGCGCGGAGACCGGCTCGTCGGCCACGATCAGCTTCGGCTCCAGGGCCAGCGCGCGGGCCACCCCGATGCGCTGCCGCTGGCCGCCGGAGAACTCGTGCGGGAAGCGGTTGTAGTGCTCCGGGTTGAGCCCGACGGTCTCCAGGAGCTCCCGGACCCGCGCCTCCCGGCCGCCCGTCGGCCGGATGTCGTTGACCTCCATCGGGCTGGAGATGATCTTGCCGACGGTCTGCCGGGGGTTCAGCGAGGCGTACGGGTCCTGGAAGATCATCTGGATCTCGGACCTGACCGGTGCCAGCTCCCGGCGCGAGGCGTGGGTGATGTCCTTGCCCCGGTAGGAGATCCGGCCCCCGGTCGGCTCCAGCAGCCGGGTGACCAGCCGGCCCGTGGTGGACTTCCCGCAGCCCGACTCGCCCACCAGGCCCAGGCTCTCGCCGTGGCCGATGCCGAAGTCCAGGCCGTCGACGGCCTGGACCGCGCCGACCTTCCGTCTGATCGGGAAGCCGCCCATGATCGGGAAGTGCTTGCTGAGTCCGGAGACGTCCAGGAGGGGGTCGGTCGTGCTCATGGTGGTGAAGTCCCGTCTCTTGTACGTCAGTTGGACCGGCTGCCGGCGATACCGGCGAAGAGCTCGGCGCGCTGTCCGGCGGTGAGGTGGCAGGCCGCCCCCCGGTCGTCCACCAGCTCCAGCGGCGGCCGGTCGGTCGAGCAGCGCCCGCCCATGACCTGTTCGGTGAAGGTGCACCGGGGGTGGAACCGGCAGCCGGTCGGCGGGTTCAGCAAGCTGGGCGGGGTACCGGGGATCGGTGACAGCGGTATGTCGACCGGTCCCTCCAGCGACGGCATGGACCCCAGCAGCCCCCAGGTGTAGGGGTGCTGGGGCGACCGCAGGACCTGCTGCTTGGTGCCGCGCTCCACACACCGCCCGCCGTACATCACGAGCACGTCGTCCGCGATGTCGGCGATGACGCCCAGGTCGTGGGTGACGAAGATGATCGAGGTGCCGGTCTCCTGCTGGAGGTCCTTGAGCAGGTCCATGATCTGGGCCTGCACGGTGACGTCCAGCGCGGTCGTCGGCTCGTCCGCGATCAGCAGCGCCGGGTCGCAGACCAGCGCCATGGCGATCATCGCCCGCTGGCGCATTCCGCCGGAGAACTGGTGCGGATAGTCGTCGACCCGCAGCCCCGGCTGCGGGATGCCGACCCTGGTCAGCATCTCCACGGCCCGCGCCCTGGACTCCTTCCTGGAGGCGCCGGTGTGCTTGCGGAACACCTCGCCGATCTGCCGGCCGATGGTGTGGTACGGCGAGAGGGAGGCCAGGGCGTCCTGGAAGATCATGGCCATCCTGTTGCCGCGCAGCCGTTCCAGCTGACGCTCGGTCGCGGTCAGCAGGCTCTGTCCGTCCAGCTCGATCTCCCCGCCGATCGCGGTGTGTTCGGGGTGGTGGAGGCCGAGGATCGCGAGGTTGGTGACGGACTTCCCGGAGCCGGACTCGCCGACGATACCGAGGGTCCTGCCCCGCTCCAGGTCGAAGGAGAGGCCGTCGACGGCCTTGACCATGCCGTCCTCGGTGGAGAAGTGGACGCGCAGATCGCGTACGGAGAGGAAGGGGGTGCTCATGGGTCTCTCCCTAGGCGAGGCGGACACGGGGGTCGATGAGGGCGTACACGGCATCGACGACGATGTTGAGGACCACGATCGCGGTCGCCGCCACCATCATCACGCCGAGCAGGGTCGGCAGGTCGTTGGTGGAGACGGCCTTGATCGAGAGCGCCCCGATGCCCTGGAGGCTGAACGTCTTCTCGGTGATGATCGCGCCGCCGAGCAGCACCCCGAGGTCGAGGCCGAAGATCGTGACGATCGGGCCCATGGCGCCCCGCCAGGCGAACCGGAAGAAGACCGTCCGTTGGGACAGCCCCTTGGCGCGGGCCGTGCGGACGTAGTCCTCACTGAGGGTCTCCACCAACTGGGAACGCGCCATGCGGGTGTAGTTGGCGGTGAAGATGATGGAGAGCACCAGCCACGGAAGCAGCAGCCCGGAGAACCAGGCGGCCGGGTTCTCGGTGAACGGCGTGTACGTGGGCCGGTCCAGCAGGTGCAGCTGGTCGGTCAGGAAGTACATGGCGACCACGCCGACGATGTAGATCTGGAGCGAGGAGCCGACCAGCGACGCGGACGACGCGAGCTTGTCGAGCCACTTGCCCTGCTTGACGGCGGCCAGCATGCCGGTGCCGACGCCGAACAGGACGAAGACGGCCGCGCTGCCCACCGAGAGCGAGAGGGTGGTCGGGAAGCGGTCGACGATGGTGCCGAAGACCGGCTCCCGGTTGATGAACGAATACCCCAGGCACGGCGCCGGGCAGTGCCCGTACGACGCGTACTCGCGGCCGACGAACAGCCCCTGCAGCCAGTGCCAGTACTGCACCGGGATCGGATCGGCGATGCCGAGATTCTGCCGGACCAGCGCCAGCGTCTCGGGGGTGCAGACCTTGCCGCAGGCGACCCGGGCGGGGTCGCGCGGGGCGGCGTAGAAGAGGACGAAGACGAGGGCGCTGATGATCAGCAGGATGACCGCGGCGCCGACGGTACGGCGCAGGAGGAAGCGGAGCATGGTGGGTGTTCCTGACGGATGCCGGAAGGGAGATGGGGGAGGGGCGGCTCCCCGTCACCGGGAAGCCGCCCACCGCGCCGCGGGGGCCGGTCGTCAGGCCTTGACGTACGTCCTGTAGAGCAGGGTGGCCGAGAACAGCGGGTCCATCATGGCGCCGCCGACCTTGGAGCCGAACTGGTAGAAGCGGCGCTGGTACGTCTCCGGGATGATCGGGACGACCTCGTCCATGATCCGCTTGTCCAGGGCGGTCCAGGCGGCGCCGGCCTTCTGCTGGTCGGAGATGACGACGTTCTCCTTGATGGCGGCGTCGATCCAGTCGACCTTGGCCTGGGAGACGTTGTTCTGCCCGTTGCCGATGGAGGCGCTGTCCAGGAGCGGCTGGATCATCGTGTAGGCGGTCGGCCAGTCCGGCGACCAGCCGAACCACATGACGTCGAAGCTGTTGTCGGTCTGCTGGATCTGGTCGTAGTACGACGTCGAGTCGACGGGCTTCATGACGGGCGTGAAGCCGGCCTTCTTCAGCGCGTTCTCGACGACGACGGCCGTCTTGTCGTACGTCGGGCTCTGCGGGTACGTGTAGACGATCTTCTGGCCGGCCTTGCCGGCCTTCTCCAGGATCGCCTTGGCCGCCTCCGGGTCGCCCTGCGGCGTCTTCAGCTTGCCGTAGAGGTCGAACTTCTCCCGGCCCAGGATGTCGGGGCTGAGGAGCGTGGTGGCGTAGTCACCGGCGGAGGGGCCGCCGTAGATCTTGCGGATCTGCTCCAGCGGCCAGGCGATGTTGAGCGCCTTGCGCACCTGGACGTCGGTGATCCGGCGGCAGTTGATGGCGTAGTAGTACGTGCCGGTGAGCAGGCCGTTGAAGCTGCGCTTCTTCAGCTCCGGGTCCGTGAGCACCTTCTGGATGCGCTCGGCGGGGACGGCCTTGTAGATGGAGACCATCTGCTGGTCCTTGCCCTGGTCCGCGATGAACCGGTCCGCGGACTCCAGCGAGGAGGGGCCGAACTCGAACTCGAAGGTGTCCGGGTAGGCGTTGCGGATCGAGTCGGTCGCCGGGTCCCAGTGCTTGTTGCGCGTCAGCGTCATCGACTTGTCGATGGAGCGGTGCTTGACGATGTACGGGCCGCAGGAGACCGGCTGCTTGTCGTACTTCTCCTTGGTGTCCAGCTTCAGTGGCGTGGCGGCGTACGAGTGCATGGCCAGCGTGAAGTTGAAGTCCGGGCGGGCCTCCTTCAGGTTGAAGGTGATCGTCTTCTTGGCCTTGTCGGTGACGATCTGCTCCAGGTGCTTGCCGCCGTACGGGCCCTCGTAGCCCTTGCGCCAGTCGCCCTTGCCGGTCAGCGCCTGCTGGACGTAGGCCGCCCCCTCGGTGATGAACGGGGCCCACGCGCGCTCGATGCCGTGGCGCACGTCCTCGACGGTCAGCTCGCTGCCGTCCTGCCACTTCAGCCCGTCCTTCAGCGTGAAGGTCCAGGACTTGTTGTCGGGGGACGCGGTGCCGGTGTCGGTGGCGAGGTCGCCGACGAGGGTCAGGGCGCCCTTGTCGTCGATCCGGTAACCGGTGAGGCAGCGTGCGAAGAGGAGCGCGGCGCTGGAGTTGAACGCGAAGTAGATGCGCTGCGGGTCCAGGTGCGAGAAGTCGTCCTCGGAGACGCCGTAGATCGTGCCGCCCTTCTTGGCGCCCGGGATCTCGGGGGCCGGACCGGTCGAGTCGGCCTTGGTGCCGATCGTGACGGTCGAGCCGGTGTACTTGGTGGCGCCCGCTTCCGGGGTGCCGCTCTTGCCCCCGCTCCCGCCCGCGTCACCACTGCTGCACGCGGAGAGAACGATGGAGCCGCCCGCCGCGAGGGATGTGGCGATGACGAAGTTTCTGCGGGAGAGAGACATGGCAACCTGCCCTGATCGGTGCGGAAAGGAGACGGAACGGGTCCGGCGGAGCCCCGTGGCTCCGGGCCGGTGGAACGGTCAGCGCTTGGTCTTCGGGTCGAGCGCGTCGCGGATCGAGTCGCCGAGGAGGTTGAACGCGAGGACGAAGATCACCATGGTCAGGCCGGGGAAGAGCATGAAGGTGATGTCGTCCTGGTAGACGTCGGCGCCGCGTTGCAGCATCACGCCCCAGTCGGGCGTCTTCTGGGTCAGTCCGACGCCCAGGAAGGCGAGTCCGGCCTCGGCCGTCACGAACATGGGGAGCGCGAGGGTCGCCTGGATGAGGATCGGCGTCCACAGGTTGGGCAGCAGCTCCTTGAAGATGATCCGGGCCGGCGAGGCGCCCGTCACCTTCGCGGCCTCGACGAACTCCCGCTCCCGCAGGGCCAGTACCTCGCCGCGCAGCAGACGCGCGATGGACGCCCAGCCGAAGGCGGTCATCACGAGGATGAGGCTGGTGATCGTGAGCCACAGCGGGGTGGCCTCCTCGGGGGAGACCAGGATCGAGATCAGCACCGGCCAGAACGCGATGAAGAACAGCGTGGACGGGAAGGCCAGCAGGATGTCGATGATCCGGCCGATGAAGTAGTCCGTCTTCCCGCCGAGGTAGCCGGCCGTGATGCCGATGACGATGCCGAGCACGGTCACCAGGACCGCGGTGACGCCCGCGATGAACAGCGAGTTGCGGATGCCGTAGATCAGGAAGGTGAAGAGGTCGCGGCCCAGCTGGGGCTCGATGCCGAACCAGAAGTCGCCGCTGATACCGCCGTTGGGCTTGATCGGGAACCCGAAGTCGTTGAGCAGGCCGTCGGAGTCCTGCCCGTACGTCGTGTACGGGTCCTTGCCGTACAGCTTGGAGATCAGTGGCGCGCAGAGTGCCACGGCGAAGAAGAAGAGGACCACGTAGGCCGAGAGGACCCCGGTGCGGTCGCGCTTGAACCGCCGCCAGGCGAGCCTGCCCGGGGAGCGGCCCTCGCCGCCCTTGGGCGCCGAGATGTCCGGCAGTGCGGGTACGTCCGCTTCGACCACCTCGAACGGGGCAGCCGCATGGGGAGTTGATTGCGTCATGGTGCTCCTGGCCCGGAGGGTCTGAGGACTCCGCAGGACACACCTACGGGCTACGCGGACCTTGTCAACGTGGCTCGGACAGGGTCAATGCGCGGCGGGGGGCCTTGAACCGTTCTTTGGGTTATTGACCAGTACATGACCGTAGACGGACGCGCTCTTTACCTGTGCATGATCAAAAGTGGGGGATGTTCCGCCCGCCGGGGGGCGAATCCGCCATTGATTCCGATATCCGGATGTGAACATCTCGGAATGCGTACATCCGGCCATCCGGCCGACCGGTTCCCGTCATGCCCGCACCCGGATGGCGGGAGTAAATATGCGCAACAGTTGTTATGAGGTGATATTTGGGCCTAAGTGAGACCGAGCGCTCTGAGGAGGCACTCCATGCGTGGAGCCACACAGGCCAGATGGGCCGCATGTGCGGTGGCCGTCGCCCTGACGGCGACGGCCTGCGGTGGTGGGGACGACAGCGGCGGTGGTGGCGGTGGTGGCGGCGGCGGTGCCGACGGGATCGTCAGCTCCTCCTGGGGCGACCCGCAGAACCCCCTGGAGCCCGCCAACACCAATGAGGTGCAGGGCGGCAAGGTCCTCGACATGGTGTTCCGCGGACTCAAGCGGTACGACCCGAAGACCGGCGAGGCGAAGAACATGCTCGCCGAGAAGATCGAGTCGACCGACGCGCAGAACTTCACGATCACCCTGAAGGACGGCTGGACCTTCAGCAACGGCGAGAAGGTCACCGCGAAGTCCTTCGTGGACGCCTGGAACTACGGCGCGGCGCTCAAGAACAACCAGAAGAACGCCTACTTCTTCGGCTACATCGAGGGATACGACAAGGTCCACCCCGAGACGGGCAAGGCCTCCGCCGACACCCTCTCCGGACTCAAGGTCGTCAACGACAGGACCTTCACGGCGAAGCTCTCGCAGAAGTTCTCGCTGTGGCCCGACACCCTCGGCTACCCGGCCTTCGCCCCGCTGCCCAGGACGTTCTTCACCGACCACGCCGGCTGGCTCTCCAAGCCGGTCGGCAACGGCCCCTACGCCATCCAGAAGTACGCCAAGGGCTCCTCGATGAAGCTCCGCAAGTGGGACAAGTACCCCGGCGAGGACAAGGCGCGCAACGGCGGCGTCGACCTCAAGGTCTACACCGACAACAACACCGCCTACACCGACCTGACCGCGGGCAACCTCGACCTCGTCGACGACGTCCCCGCCTCCCAGCTGAAGAACGTCAAGTCCGACCTCGGCGGCCGGTACATCAACACCCCGGCAGGCATCATCCAGACCCTGGCCTTCCCCTTCTACGACAAGAAGTGGGACACGGACAAGGCGGTCAAGGTCCGTCAGGGCCTCTCGATGGCCATCAACCGCGACCAGATCACCAGCCAGATCTTCCAGAAGACCCGCACCCCCGCGTCCGACTGGACCTCCCCGGTCCTCGGCGAGGAGGGCGGCTTCAAGAAGGGCCTCTGCGGCGCCCCCTGCGAGTACGACAAGGCGCAGGCCAAGAAGCTGATCCAGGAGGGCGGCGGCATCCCCGGCGGCCAGCTGAAGATCACGTACAAC from the Streptomyces sp. AM 4-1-1 genome contains:
- a CDS encoding ABC transporter substrate-binding protein; its protein translation is MRGAKSAKWVAGAAIIALAATACGGSDDKSDGGAKGAVDPDGIFSVEVGEPQNPLQPANTMESNGSIVTDSIFSQLVDYDPAGKLEMINAESVETTDSKLWTVKLKKDWKFHDGTPVTANSYVKAWNWAANIKNDQTNASWFGDIVGYADVHPADAKTTPKSDAMSGLKVVDDYTFTIELNAPLPYFSYKLGYTVFSPLPESFYKDPKAAGQKPVGNGAYKFVSWDHKKQIKVVRNDDYKGSDKAKNGGVVFKNYTTLETAYEDLKSGNVDVLRQIGPKDLPVYRSDLGDRAVDKAYSAIQTIAVAFYSPEFKSINPKVIQGLSMAIDRDTITKTVLQGTREPATGWVAKGVLGYQPNATGDVTKYDPAKAKALITEGGGVPKNAISIQFNADGGHKEWVEAVCNSITQATGVKCTGDSKPDFQADTNARDAKQVKSLYRSGWVLDYPVNANFISDLFRTGAAGNQGDFSNKALDAEIKAADSAASLDESVKAYQKIEKELVNYMPSIPLWYYKVNAGYSEKVQNVDYAQDGDPILTEVQVKK
- a CDS encoding ABC transporter permease, which produces MGRYVARRLLQMIPVFIGTTLLIFLMVYTLPGDPVRGLFGDKGADPATLAAMRHKLGLDQPLLVQYWDYMKGIVLHGDFGTQIASGRPVTDVLSDAFPVTLRLAGMAFLIEIILGIGLGMIAGLRAGRLADNVVLIITLLIISIPVFVLAHIVKSVFADQLGWIAPNVSADATWGELVTPAIVLGSLSLAYVARLTRTTMAENLRADYMRTAVAKGLPRRRIVGVHLMRNSLIPVITFLGTDLGALMGGAVVTEGVFNVKGVGGTIFESITRREGTTLVGLVTILVLVYLFMSLLVDLLYAVLDPRIRYA
- a CDS encoding ABC transporter permease, with the protein product MPELTKTASAPDDAKAPIAEPAGIKAEKARSLWGDAWADLRRNPYFIVSAILITILVVISVFPGLFTSASPTTGDLSHHFLTKPELGKVGSPEWLGYDGQGRSVYARVIYGTRASIIVGICVTLLVTVFGGLVGMIGGYFGGWVDALLSGFTNIFLGLPFLLGAMVVLQAFTERTVWVVVMALAFLGWTQIARVMRGAVITIKQSDYVQAARALGAGTNRILFKHILPNAMAPVIVVATISLGVYISAEATLSYLGLGLASPTISWGIDISTGSNQIRVAQHILLYPSIMLSITVLAFIMLGEAVRNALDPKTR
- a CDS encoding ABC transporter ATP-binding protein, translating into MTTIDKTAEVPSARSGDDHVGPLLEVRDLHVEFHTRDGVAKAVNGVNYSVGAGETLAVLGESGSGKSVTAQAIMGILDMPPGRIPQGEIFFRGQDMLKMSYEERRQIRGRKIAMIFQDALSSLNPVLTVGYQLGEMYRVHQGLSKKDAREKAIDLMDQVKIPAARARIGDYPHQFSGGMRQRIMIAMALALEPDLIIADEPTTALDVTVQAQVMDLLAELQREYNMGLILITHDLGVVADVADKIAVMYAGRIVETAPVHEIYKRPAHPYTKGLLASIPRLDQKGQELFAIKGLPPNLLHVPPGCAFNPRCTMAQDICRTDIPPLYPVTERDGSELAGRHSACHFWKETLHG
- a CDS encoding dipeptide ABC transporter ATP-binding protein; translation: MADSPKKKAAGSESVDATPNVTEVGTVNAATEDEAVAAIEAPVSHGEPILQVRNLVKHFPLTQGILFKKQVGAVKAVDGISFDLYQGETLGIVGESGCGKSTVAKLLMTLERATAGEVFFKGQDITKLSGRALKAVRRNIQMVFQDPYTSLNPRMTVGDIIGETFQIHPEVAPKGDRRRKVQELLDVVGLNPEYINRYPHQFSGGQRQRIGIARGLALNPEIIICDEPVSALDVSVQAQVINLMEKLQDEFNLSYLFIAHDLSIVRHISDRVGVMYLGKMAEIGTDTQIYDHPTHPYTQALLSAVPVPDPDAREGRERIILSGDVPSPANPPSGCRFRTRCWKAQDKCATEVPLLAIPERFKGEETQAAHESACHFAEEKAVLVG
- a CDS encoding dipeptide ABC transporter ATP-binding protein, giving the protein MSTTDPLLDVSGLSKHFPIMGGFPIRRKVGAVQAVDGLDFGIGHGESLGLVGESGCGKSTTGRLVTRLLEPTGGRISYRGKDITHASRRELAPVRSEIQMIFQDPYASLNPRQTVGKIISSPMEVNDIRPTGGREARVRELLETVGLNPEHYNRFPHEFSGGQRQRIGVARALALEPKLIVADEPVSALDVSIQAQVVNLLQNLQRELGIAFLFIAHDLAVVRHFSQRVAVMYLGRIVEIADRADLYGNPRHPYTRALLSAVPEATADDAPARERIRLTGDVPSPIDPPSGCRFRTRCWKATEKCATDTPPLVVVEGSNAGHLTACHHPEPSTLGSAAAPARTGGTGPASPAEGPPSLSKATAAAEGARTPDDPKAGA
- a CDS encoding ABC transporter ATP-binding protein, whose product is MSTPFLSVRDLRVHFSTEDGMVKAVDGLSFDLERGRTLGIVGESGSGKSVTNLAILGLHHPEHTAIGGEIELDGQSLLTATERQLERLRGNRMAMIFQDALASLSPYHTIGRQIGEVFRKHTGASRKESRARAVEMLTRVGIPQPGLRVDDYPHQFSGGMRQRAMIAMALVCDPALLIADEPTTALDVTVQAQIMDLLKDLQQETGTSIIFVTHDLGVIADIADDVLVMYGGRCVERGTKQQVLRSPQHPYTWGLLGSMPSLEGPVDIPLSPIPGTPPSLLNPPTGCRFHPRCTFTEQVMGGRCSTDRPPLELVDDRGAACHLTAGQRAELFAGIAGSRSN